A window of Candidatus Bathyarchaeota archaeon genomic DNA:
ACCGCGGGATTAACCGCTGCAGGCTGCAACGTCTATTTCGCGGGTATGGCTTCAACCCCTGCGATTCAATTCGCCGTAAAAAACCACAAGATGGATGGTGGAGTAATTATATCTGCATCTCACAACCCGCCAGAATATAACGGCATCAAAGTCATCTGGAGCGATGGCATCGAAACCTCGCATGAACAAGAGGTTGAAATCGAAAACATTTACTTTGACAACAAAATCGTCTACGCACCATGGGATCAACTCGGAGCCAAAAAAGAGCTACCGTGTATAAACGACGAATACAAAGAGGCTATCAAAAAACACGTAAACCCACAAGCAATCGCAGCCAAAAAATTCCACGTGGTCGTGGATGCAGCTAACAGCGTCGGCGGAATCGCTTTACCGCCTCTGCTGCGTGAGTTGGGCTGTAAATGCACAACCATAAACGCCAACATCGACGGAACCTTCCCTGGGCGCCTCCCTGAACCGAGACCTGAGAGCCTCGGTGACCTCTCCAAAACTGTCAAAGCAGTAGGTGCAGACATGGGTGTGGCTTTTGACGGCGACGCAGACCGCTCGATATTCTGCGACGGAAACGGCACCATCTACTGGGGCGACAAAACCTTCGCAGTCGTAATAAAGCAGTATCTTATCAAGAACCCTGGCGCAAAAATCGTCACTCCTGTCAGTAGCTCCACCTTAATCAAAGACACCGTTGACGCCTACAAGGGCGAGTTAATTTGGACTAAAGTCGGCAGCGTCACCGTCTCACAGACCATGAAGGCAGAGAACGCCAACTTGGGCGGGGAAGAAAACGGTGGCATCTTCTATCGACCACACCAAGCCGTCCGAGACGGCGCCATGACAACCGCGCTGCTCCTAAACATCATGGCCGAGACAGGCAAATCACTCGCAGAACTTGTCGCTGAGCAGCCTCAGTACTTCATTGAGAAAGGCAAAATCGAGTGCCCGAACGATAAAAAAGAGGCTCTTCAGCGGGCAATCTATGAGCAAGTCAAAAACGAGAACGTCAGCACCATAGATGGCGTTAAAATATGGTTCCAAGACGCAAGCGCCATATTGATTCGCCCCAGCGGCACTGAACCCGTCTTTAGGCTATATGCGGAAGCTAAAAACCAAGAAAAAGCCCTCAAATTAGTCAAAGACTACACCGCCAGATTAGAAAAAATCTTAGCTGCCTTCTAAGCAGAACCTGAGGAGTAGCCCTTGCCCCCTCTTCTACAGCTAAACCCCCAAGACGTCGACAGCCTCGACAAACGCCGAAAGTTCAACGTTGCTGTAGTCGGCTGCGGGCACAAGGGCATATTCTTCGCCAACGCTTTCGCAGACGCAGGGTTCAGCGTGGTCTGCACCGATGCTGACGCCAGCGTCGTAAAGAAGGTAGCAAAGGGGAAAACCGCTTTCTGTGATGCTTCGGCGGAGGCGAAGCTAAAAAGTCACATAGCCGCAGAGAAAATCGATGTAACCAGTGACCTTAAAAAAACGGTTGCTCAAAGCGACGTAGTGGTCATTGCGATTTCGACAAGGGTTGATGAGCAAAAAAAGACAGATGATAACGGCTTAATTAACACCTGTAAACAGGTTGGGGCTGCCCTGCAGCAGGGTGCATTGGTTGTTTATGGTGGTGTCGCAGCGTTGGGTTTTGTGGATGGCACTGTTAGGGAGTTGCTTGAGAACACCTCTGGCTTGAAGGTGGGGCAAGACTTCGGTTTAGCCTACTGCCCAATCTTAACCACCAACGTTTCGCTTGCCAACTCTGGTGTAAGAGTTGCCGCAGACGACAAAGCCAGCTTGGCTGCAGCAAGCACTATCCTCAAAACCTTAACGAACAGAGTCCAAGAAGTCAACGACTTAAAAACCGCCCAAGTAGCCACACTCTTCACCATCGCCAAACAAGACGCAACCAACGCCCTCACAAACGAGCTGGCAATGTTCTGCGAAACCGCAAACATAGACTACTATAATGTTCTTGACGTCCTCAACTTAAACGACCCCAGTTTCCAGCCCAGCATCGCCGAAGGAGAAAACCATGAAGCTGCATACCTGCTACTTGAAAGCGCCGAGAACCTAAACGCCAAACTACGGTTAGCGGCGTTGGCGCGGCAAATCAACGAAGACATGGTTAAACATGCTGTTAATTTGACTCAGGAAGCGCTGCGGAATGCGGGTAAAAGTTTGAGGCGGGGCAGAGTGGCGGTTTTGGGGTCAGCGAACCCAGCGGCGGCCACCTGCATGTTCGCCAAGTTGATTGAGCAGAAAGGCGCAAAAGTTGCAGTTTACGACCCTGCCGCAAAAAAGGAAGCAAAAGAAGCTGGACTGATTAAAACTAGCCTAAACGAAGCCGTAGAAGGCGCCGACTGCATCGTCACATTAACGGGGCAGGAGCAAATCAGCCATTTAAACCTTAAAAAACTCAAAGCACTCATGAAATCACCCCCTGTCGTGGTGGATTTAGTGGGCAAATTCGACCCCAGTCAGGTGGAAACAGAAGGATTCATATACACTGGACTGGGAAGAGGAACTGGTAAGAAATGACAAAACTTGGTGTTGCAGTAATCGGCACGGGACAGTGGGGCAAAAACCACGCCCGAGTCTACAAAGAACTACCCTCAACTGAACTTGTCGCGGTCTGCGACGTTAACATGGAGCGAGCTAAAGCCATGGCTGACCAGTACGGTGCAAAAGCCTACTCCGACAGCACCGAGATGCTCAAAGACAAATCCATCCAAGCCGTCAACGTCTGCACATGGTCCACCATACTCGCGCAGGAAGCCATGAAAGCCCTAAACGCAGGCAAACACGTCCTCGTCGAGAAACCCATGGCAACCACACCCGAGCAGGCTGAGCAACTCGTCAAAACAGCCCAAGAAAACGGGTTACACTTGACCGTTGGGTTTTTGATGCGTTTCATTCCTGGGTTGCAGCAGATTCGGCAGTCGGTTGAGAACAAGAAAATCGGGGAATTAGTCTGCGCCACCGCCAAACGTGTCTCACAGTGGCCGGAGCGCATTGGCGATGTCGGCGTCGTCAAAGACACCGCTATCCACGACATAGACGTCATGAACTTTATCTTTAACCAGCAGCCCACTTCCGTTTACGCGAACATGGGTAGTATGCGAATCAAAAAGTTCGAGGATTACGCGCAAATCATGTTGACCTACGAGGGCGGCAGAACAGCCTTCATCGAATCCAACTGGCTAACCCCTTACAAAACACGCTCGCTAACCGTGACGGGAAGCGACGCCATCATGCGACTCGACTACATGACACAGGAATTCTGGATTGAACAAAAAACCGAAACCGTGCAGCCCCGTCTGCCCTTCCAAGAACCCCTCAAAGCGGAACTCCAGCACTTCGTCGACTGCATTGTAGAGAAGAAGAAGCCGCTGATAACAGGCGAAGACGGCGTTAAAGCACTAAAGGTAGCTTCTGCCGCCATCGAGTCTTCAGCTAAAAATACGGCAATAAAAATAGAATAAGTTTATTTTAGGTTGAAGGGTTTGCCTTCAGAAACCACATTCTGGGGCGCCTTATCCTTCCACTTCTTTAGAAAGGGCAGGTCCTCGGCTTCTTTGCGGAGTTCGTCGGGCAGCATTTCGGGGATTTCTTCGCGGATGGGGTACCAGCGGAGGCATTTTGGGCAGACGATTAAGCCTTCGACGATTTCGTCTTTCTCTTCAAAGACATGCAAGTCAAGTGGGTGATACTTGTCGATTGGGCAAGCGAGGATTTCCATGAGTTTACGTTTCATCTGAAACCACGAATATGATAGGTGACCGTTTAGTTATTAAAGCTTGTTCGGCAGGTGAGCTACTTGGATGTCTAGCACGGTTTGGTACCAGTTAGGTCCAGTACTACGTACCACACGCGAGTGTGAAAACATGAAGCGGACGCCAAGGCTGCCCAGTTTCTCGGCGACTTTTGTCTCGGTTTTCTCCACAGGGTCCTCCTTGCCAGTGGCGTGCTCGAAGTCGTAGTAGTGTATCCAGCCGCCAGTTTTCTTGAGCGCTGAAACCGCAGCAGGCAGGTATTGGAGGGCTTTCTCGGGCAACGGCATCAAAACCCGATCAGCGACGCCCTGCAGCTTGGTTTCCACGATTTCTTTTGAATCTCCAAGCAGGGGAATTACTCTATTATAGACGCGGTTGACGCGTATGTTTTCCACCATAAACTCGTAAGCCACAGGGTTAATGTCGATGGAGTAAACCTTGGTTTCTGGCACCATACGCGCAGTGATAACGCTGAAGCTACCCACCCCCGCAAACATGTTAACCACAGTTTCCCCCCTTGAAACGGCACTTGCCACCCGCAGGTGCTCATGGCTAAGTCGAGGCGAAAAATAACATTTCTCAACATCAACAGAAAAAGTGCAGCCTGCTTCTTTATACTTAGTTACGGGGTTGTTTTCGCCTGCCAGCAACGTTAGCTGCCGTGTGCGGTGGCTACCTTTGATGCCGCTGGTCTGCGAGTAGACGGTTCGGATTTTTTTGTGTGTCTCCATTATCTGTTTGGCTACGGCTTGTGCGTCAGCGGGGTTTTGGGGGGCTTTTATGATGGCTATGTCACCGACTATGTCAAAGGCGCTGTACACTTTGCTTAGGGCTTCGGCTGAAAGCTGGTTTACAAGCTTCATTTTGAGGCGTTTGCGCAACTGTATATCCTCATTGTGTTAAGGTATTGGAAATGTTTAAAAGTAAAATGCTTTTCTTTATGGGAACAGGCGTTTCAGATGGAAAAATCAGGAATTGTTTACGAATGCATGAGATGCGGTTCACGTGTGCCCTCTGAAGAGTTAGAGCTCCGAGGCGGAGAAACCAAATGCATCATCTGCGGCTATCGCATCTTAAAGAAAGTGAAGCCCCCCGTAGTGAAACGGGTTCAAGCCAAATAGAATGGAATTATACTCGTGCGTTGCACGAGCACATTTTGTTTTTGAATCTTTTTAGTTTTGTTTAGTAGTAATCTTGGTCTCCAAGCTTACGCAGTGCTTTACCCTTCAACTTAACAGTCGAAGTATCGTCTTCTTTATAGAAGTCGTCATCGAAGTCGCGTTCCATGGTTTTGCGTTTGACGGTTTCGCCGCATATGGCTCCGGGCAGTAGTCGTCTTTTGAAGCACATGGCATATGTGCATTTGGCGACTGTGCAGGGTTCTTCGCCGTCTCTGCACCAAACTGAATCACGTCGGAAAATTGCTGCGTTTTTACCGCATTTAAACGATTGACATGTTGGAGAACAAGGTTTTGGTTGTGCCAACAGATACACCTCATTGGTCGGTCAAAATTTTGTGGTTTCGTGTAGTGTCCTTGTTTTTCTTTAGTTCATTAGACGCCATATAAACTTTATCCATTGTAAGTGTGGAATTAAAATCAATACTGAATCATCAGTTTTTGGTTCTTCTTCGCCGAATAACCTCCACGACGGCGAACAGCGCCAACCCGATGACTACAACGACGAGGGAGATTAGGGTGCTTGCTTGAAGCAGGACGCCGCCTACTGAGACATACTTGTCGATTTTTACCTGCACCGTTGTAGGTTCCTCAACGTTGACTGTTATGGCTTGGGAGGCGTCTTGGATTCCTTGAGGCTGAACGATTATCTGCATATTGCCCCCGATGATGTTGTCAAAATTGGCTATACCATTGTTTTGGGTAACCCCCACAGTTTGGGTTGACCCGTTTAGGGTGACGTTTACGTTAGCGATTGGGACACCGAAGAAATCAACAACAGCCACTGAAATGGGGATACCATACAGGGAACAACGGACTTCCTTGTGGCTATCGTTGAAAACTTGCAAGTTTACTTGATGGATTAATAAACCGTCTTTGTAGACCCTCACTCGATACATCCCAAAGGTCGGTTCCATAAAAGCCACCCCATCGGCATCGGTGGAAGCAGAGTAAAACAACCCGCTTGAAATCTCTACAAGTTCCAGTCGAGCGTTAGGTATAGCTTCATAGTTGCGGTCGGTTACAGCTAAAGTTACATTTCTGGTTGGGCAGATTATTGTAACTTGAGCATTTACTTTGTTGGATGCGCTTGTCGCGGTGTTGTTTTGGGCATTAAAAGTTTGCCCATATAGTGAGGCGTCTATAGTGTAGGTGGCACCTGCTAAAGCGGATGATAAAGTGAAAGAGCCCGAGGGTCCCGTTTGCCCTGATGCGTTGCCGCTTCGAGAGATACTGCCGCTTTGGTAGTTGTATTTAATTGCCAAGTTTACGAAGGGAACAGGTATTCCGTCAACAGTTAAAACAGTAATTGTAAGATCAGTTAGTTGGCAGCGTAGTGTAAATGTTCCGTCACCTGTTACAGTGATGTCTGTTTGACCTATGATGAGGTCATTTAGGTAGGCAGTTAAGCTATGGGCGCCTTTTTCAAGCCTAAATGTTGCTCCGCCTGTCGAGTTGGTAGTTGAGTTTGTGGCGGCTTTAGTAGTTGAGTCAACGGCTTGCACGATAACGTTTTGGATTGGGCGATCAATGAGGTTGATTACTTGGACGTGCACGATGTAGCCTACAACGGTGAATGTTTGTTGGTCCACGGGTGTTTTAGCGGTGCCTTGCGGCGTTATCTTTATGATGCATTCCCCCAGTGGAGTGCTTGCAGAGACTAGCCAAGTTGTGTCAATTACTCCGCTTGAGGATGCAGTGACAGATTTCTCGTCGATTGTGGAGCCGCCCGCGATTATGGTTATCGTGGCAGCTTGGTTTGGCTGGTAGCCTGTGGCATGGATTTTCATGGTGTCTCCGCGGTGGTAGCTGTTTGCGTCAGTGAACCTTACGGTGAATTGGGTGGTTGCTAAAGTTCCCCCAAAGGTAGCTTTGTAGGCTCCAACGTAGTCGGTTGAGGCTCCTGAAGGAGAAAAAGCGCTACTGGGATACGTGACTTGGGCGTTTGCGGTTCCTTTCGCGTTGGGTGTTCCTAAAGCTACTGGAGCACTGTAAGTTGTTCCGCTTGGGAGAGTAACCACCAGGTTTCCATCGTATGAATTTCCGGGTTGGCCGCCGGTTACTGTGACGTTTAAGGTTACGCTGCTTCCCTCCTGCACAGTTGAGGGTGTAGCGGTAACTGTGTAGCCCAGAGTTATGGTGAATTGACTGTAGTCTTCAGCTCCACTTTTTGTGTCTCTTAACGCTAGAGGATATGATGCAGCTAAAAGTTCAGGAACAACAAAGTTTGCGTTAACACGGTAACCCTCAGCGGTGCCGCTGGCAACCATAATGTTGGCTAATGCGATTTGGTATGAGCCGTTTTGGGTGCTTATGGTTCCTTGGAGGTTAACTGATGATCCTGCTGGACCACTGCTGGGGGTGACTTGGAGGATTCTAACAACTGATGGGTTGTTTTGCGCATTCACAGCTAACGGGGTAAATGCGGCAACAACCGCGAGCAACAGAAGAGTGAATACAGCAATTTTTCGATTCAAACATAGTCCTCCGAATTAACCCCGTCAGAGTATGCTCAAGTAAGATTTGGCGTCATTTTAAACTTTGCCCAAAATCTAAGGAGGCTCTGTGTAAATCTGCAGATCTGCTTTCTTGTCAAATCAGCTTTGAAAGTGGTTTTCGGGATAGGGATTTTTAAAAGTCAGCATTTCATACTTTAGAAGGAACTTTGGTGTAGAAATCTTGGAAAAAACCGCTTTGTCACAGCTTTTAGCTTCCCTCAAGAAGCAAAAGTACCATCTAATAGGTGTGCATTCAGCGGTAAAACGGTGTAAGTGGCTCTATGAATCCATAGTCAACAACCGAGTCTGCTATAAACAGAAATTCTACGGCATCCAATCACACCGCTGCATCCAAATGACGCCCTCGCTTTATTATTGTACGCAGCATTGCCTGTTCTGTTGGCGCGCACAAAGCGGCGACATGCAAGTCACTTGGGATGAAATGCGCAACCCCAACAAGGACACACCTGAACAAATCGTAGAAGGCTGCTTCAAAGCACAAGAAAAGATAATCTCGGGGTATAAGGGTAACGAGAAGACAGATTGGCGCAAATTCCAAGAAGCCCTCCGACCCAAACAGGTCGCCATCAGCCTAACAGGCGAACCCACCCTCTATGGGCCTCTGGGGGATTTAATTGGGCTGTTTCACCAGAAAGGCTTAACCACTTTCCTTGTCACCAACGGCAACTTGCCCTCTAAGCTCTCAAAACTCAGCCATGAACCCACTCAACTCTATGTTTCGCTATGTGCTCCAAACGAGGATGTCTACAATAAGGTTTGCCGACCCCAATTCCCAAAGGCGTGGAAGAATCTAAACGAAAGCTTGGAGTTGCTTAAGAGTTTCCGCTGCCCCACCGTCACCCGCATGACCTTGGTTAAAGACCACAACATGAACGAAGTGGACGGCTACGCGAAGCTCATTGAGAAAGCTCAACCCACCTACATTGAAGCCAAAGCCTACATGCATATTGGCTTCTCAGGGTTGAGGTTGGGGTTTGACCAAATGCCGATGCATGGAGAGGTCAGGGAGTTTGCTGAGAAATTGGCTGAGGCATCCGGTTACAGGGTTATTGATGAGGCGCCTGAAAGCCGCGTGGTGCTACTTAGTCGACTAAAGAAACCCATCAAAGTGGGCAGCAACTGATTTGGCTGCGAGTCTGGATAAATTTAAATACCCATTTTTAGCCATGAATCTTTTTAATAAGCAATAAAGAGCGGTGTAGCGGATGGTAAGTGAAGGAAAAGGGAGACTCTTCAAACGAAAAGACGGCAAATACTTGGTGTATCTACCTAAAGACTTAGCTGAGGACAGTATGTTTCCCTTCAAAGGCGCTGACACCATATTCGTTAAAGTCAGCTTCGCTTTAGGTGACAACAAGATAACGGTTGAAAAATGGCAAGCCCCCTAAACTGTCCTTTAAGAAATTAAATAAACAAGCCTTCCTATTCTATTTTGGTGCCAAAGTTTTGTCTTCTCTAGAAACCGTCATTCAACAAGTAAAAACCGAGTTAATGGCAAAAAGTAAAATCCGCGAAGAAACCCACGAAAGCATGCGCAAAGCCACAAGCCTCTCCAAACAATCCATCCTTTTGCTTCACCAAAAACGCTTCGAAGACGCCGCTAGAATGCTACAGAACGCTAAAGAAATCATCTCCAACCTAAACAACTTGGCGGAGAAGAGCCCAGAAATCGTCTACGGCGGCATGTTCAGCGCCGCATTGCAGGAGTACGCGGAAGCCTACATCTTGCTGACGCTGGTCAAGGAGGGACGCTTTGTCACGCCAGCGGAAATCAATGTGCCTTCTGTGGATTACATTTTGGGTTTAGCTGACGTCATCGGAGAGTACAGGCGGCTTGCATTGGACTTTCTGCGGGCAGGGGAAGTTGAAAAAGGTGAAGAATGCCTCAAATTCATGGATGAAATCTTTATTCAACTGTTGGCGTTGGACGAAGCCTACATGCTGGTCTCGGGGTTGAGACATAAATCCGACATCGCAAGACGCGTAATCGAGACAACCCGCGGCGACATAACCCTTGAAGTGCGACGCAAAGCCCTCGAAGACAAACTAAACAAACTTCAACCCAAAAAACGTCAAAAGCAGGCAAAGGGTAAAAAGTGACTTGCCCAAGCTGCCAAAAAATTTTTCAGTAAAAAAAGCCCACAACATCCAACTGTACCTATCCAAACGCGTTATCCACGAAGACCATTTGCCAAGAAAGATTCGGATGGTGGGCGGCGTGGATGTTTCTTACGTCGACAACTTGGGTGTTGGTGCAGTGGTGGTTTTGGATTATGATTCACTTGAACTTTTAGAGGCAGCGGTTGCCACTTGCCCTGTGAAGATGCCTTATGTGCCGACGTTGCTGTCTTTTAGGGAAGTTCCGCCTGCGGTTGCAGCGATTAGGAAGCTAAAGGTTCAACCAGACGTTTTCTTAGTCGATGCACAAGGGTGGGCGCATCCATTCCGCTTCGGCTTTGCCAGCCACCTCGGCCTCGCTTTGAAAAAACCGACGATTGGAGTAGCCAAAAGCCGACTCATCGGGGAACCCACCGAGGTAGCCGAGAGAACCTTGCTGTTGGATAAGGGGGAAGTCGTCGGTGAAGTGGTAAAGACCACAACAGAAGCTAAACCGGTTTACGTGAGCGTCGGATACATGGTCAGCCTTGAAACTGCAGTGGCTATCGTGCGGCACTGCTCCCAAAACCGCATCCCTCAACCGCTGCTTGATGCGCACAAGTTAGCAACTAAAACCCGCCAGAACATTGCAAGAAGGCAAAGTAAATAACCACAAAAACAGATACCTAACGTTTAAGCGTGAAAAAGCATGACTGAAGAAGTTAAGTCCACAGAAGAGATAACTTTTGATTACTTCACAAAACTCGACTTGCGAGTAGGCAAAATCATCGAAGCCGTGGCAGTTCCTGAATCTAAGAAACTCATCAAAATGCAAGTGGATTTCCGAGCCGAAAAACGTCAATGCATCGCAGGGCTACTCAAATACTACAAACCCGAAGAGTTAGCCGGCAAAAAATGCGTCTTTCTCCTCAACCTGCAGCGTCGTATGATCGCGGGGCTTGAGTCGCAGGCTATGATTTTGGCGGCTGAAGACGCGGCTGGCAACGTGTCGGTTTTGCAGCCTGAGAAGGATGTGGCGGAAGGCAGCAAAATCGGCTAACTTTAGAATCTCATTACTAAGGTTATCGTCTGGGCTTTACAGCTGTAACGATTGATTGAGAAATCAATCCGCATGTATCGCAGAAGGCAAACATCGCATATACGCGTAAGTTAAGAGCAGATATATAAGAAAGGAAAGTCCATATTTGCAACAAAGTAATAAAGGAGACAAAAATATTGCCATTTAAGCGAAAAAGCCGAGGAAGATCAAAAGGAAGCAAAGGAAGTAGCACATTAGTTCAATGCGTTAACTGCGGATCGATGGTGCCGCGTGATAAAGCCAAGAAATCCACACGCCGCGTCTCATTCGTTGAGCCTCAACTTGCCAAGGAACTCCGCCAGAAAGGCACATTCCTTGCCTCTTGGGTAGACACAAAATACTACTGCATTTCATGTGCAGTACACCGTGGCATCGTTAAGGTTCGAGCTGAAAACGAGCGCCACTCCAAATACAGGCGCCCAAGATACTAAGCAGTTAGGTAGCTGCTTTCTCTTTCTTTAATTCTCTATAAACATGCCAAACTCTTTGTACAACAGTCACCATCGATAACACCGCTATTAGGGCAACTCCGTAACCAAGTATGGGTAAATAGAAAAACCCAATCACACTAGCCACCGCCAAAATTATCATACGTTCCGCTCGCTCCGCGATACCCACTGACTCCATTTTTACCCCGAGAACTTCCGCGCGAGCCCGCGTATAACTAACCAGCATGGACGCTATCAAAGCCACTAAAGCAACGACGGTGCCCCAGAGGTACCCGAAAGCTGCACTGCACAGTCCCGCTATGATTATGCCTGCATAGGAGGCTGCGTCAGCGAATCGATCCAGTACAGAGTCAAAGAAACCGCCGAAAGCGGTGGTTTGCTTGTAGGTTCGGGCGACAATGCCGTCCATGGCGTCACAGAACCCTGACGCTAAAAAGAAGAACACCGCCAACAGCAAAAACCATGCCGTTGAAGGGGTGGTTAAGGCGTAGCAGGCGGCGGAGGCTAAGGCGAGCATGAAACCGATTATGCTGATGCGGTTGGGTGTTAGGTGTAGTTTGTGGGCTATTTTTGCTTCGGTGGTTAGCATCTGTTGGATTTGCTGTTTAAGTTTGGTTAGCACAACTTCACGCTGCGTGTATGTTGTAGCCAATTACGGGTTAGCAGTAGAAAAGCCTTTCTTTAGTGACCCGTCCAACAGTTCGCCACATATGGATGCTTTTTCAATGGACTTATTAGGAACTTCGATGCAATATTGGGCAGTAACGTTCTATTGTGCAGCAGAGCGCAAAAAAGCAACGTTACACAAAAGCAAACAAATGGAGAAATGATAGTATGACTGAAAACGCAGACGTTATCTTCGTCGGAAACAAACCCCCAATGAGCTATGTATTGGCCATCATCACAAGCCTCTCCTCAGGCAAACTTAACGAAATAACCCTCAAAGCCAGAGGCCAAGCCATAACCACCGCTGTCGACGTAGCTGAGATCGCAAGGAACCGTTTCATAAAAGACCTTAAAGTCAGCAAAATCGCAATCGGCACCGTTGAGATGCCACCTCGTGAGGGCGAGAACAAGTCCAGAATGGTTTCCACAATGGAGATAACCCTTACCAAGAAAGCATAAAAAGGGCAACTAAAATCTCAGGTTAGCATCCAAACCTTCTTCTTTCATTTTTTAGTTTCTTATGTAACTTTCACTACACCAAAAGGTCTGGCGCTATAAAGCACTTTAAATAGAGCATCGTTGTTGCCTTCCCACAGAGAGGGGTGCACTTCGTGGCTTTAGACGCTGCGCTTACATCAATCGTGACCATATGCATTCTGGTTTTCTCAGCAAAGGTGCTGGGTGAAATCTTTTCCTGGCGCAAAATCCCCTCAGTGCTAGGCGAACTGGTCGCAGGCATCATCCTTGGACCCTTCGCATTAGGATCATTTTTAACGATAAACGGAACGCCTCTGATTGAAATCAATGAAATCGTAAAAGCATTCGGAGAAATCGGAGGCATATTGATTCTCTTCGTCGCTGGCTTAGAAATGACGTTTAAGGATTTCCGAAAAGTCGGCAAAGCAGGCTTCATCATAGGAACAAGCGGCGTACTCGTTCCCTTCATAATGGGTTATGCACTCTCGTTGACTCTTGGCTTTGGCACGATAGCCAGCTTAGTTATCGCCTCAGCGTTGGTTGCCACAAGCATCTCCATCACTGCACTGGTACTTGAAGAACTCAATCAATGCAGACGACAAGAATCACGGATGATGATTAGCGCCGCGGTAGTTGACGACGTTTTAGGTTTGGCGATATTGGGAGTAATCGTATCCTTCATCACCACTTCAACCGCCATAACCCCGCTAAACGTCGTAATCGTAATTTCCACTTCACTGGCACTGTGGCTTGGCTTAACCGTTTTCGCTTCGATAATACTCCCCAGAATAATCAACCTCACCTCCAAAGGCAAAGAAGGAACCGTAGAAGCCGCCGCCACCGCCTCCTGCTTTGGCGCATCCGCATTAGCCGCCGCGATTGGATTATCACCCATCGTTGGAGCCTTCGCAGCAGGCATGGCTGTTGCTAGCTCAAACGCGATTGAGAAAATCCGTGACTACACCAAAAAAATCAGCGTAGTTTTCTCGCCTGTGTTCTTTGCGTTGGCAGGCGCCCAATTTGACATAAGGAGCTTCTTCACAACTGATTGGATGTTCTACGTTCTCTTCATAAGTTTGGTGGTAGTGGCGATTGTCAGTAAATTAGTAGGCTGCGGATGGCCCGCTGCGCACTTCTTAAAGAGCCGCAGTAAAGGAATCAAAGTTGGTTACGGCATGATTTCACGTGGCGAAGTAGGTTTAATCGTGGCTGGAGTAGCCATTTCTGCAGGAGCCATCACCCAGAGCACCTACGCAGCGATTTTAGGTATGATTATGATTACCACCCTTGTGGCTCCCCTGCTTCTTAGACGTGCCTG
This region includes:
- a CDS encoding cation:proton antiporter; the protein is MALDAALTSIVTICILVFSAKVLGEIFSWRKIPSVLGELVAGIILGPFALGSFLTINGTPLIEINEIVKAFGEIGGILILFVAGLEMTFKDFRKVGKAGFIIGTSGVLVPFIMGYALSLTLGFGTIASLVIASALVATSISITALVLEELNQCRRQESRMMISAAVVDDVLGLAILGVIVSFITTSTAITPLNVVIVISTSLALWLGLTVFASIILPRIINLTSKGKEGTVEAAATASCFGASALAAAIGLSPIVGAFAAGMAVASSNAIEKIRDYTKKISVVFSPVFFALAGAQFDIRSFFTTDWMFYVLFISLVVVAIVSKLVGCGWPAAHFLKSRSKGIKVGYGMISRGEVGLIVAGVAISAGAITQSTYAAILGMIMITTLVAPLLLRRACEREPLDEEQLRSDVDTNAPDYIPTYPLDFHE